The proteins below come from a single Nostoc sp. KVJ3 genomic window:
- a CDS encoding CHASE2 domain-containing protein: MWRRFQTFIQRTRSVLIITPTVALTVIVGQSLGFFNLLEWKIRDEWVRQRSQEAIADEIVIVTIDEHDIQSVRKWPIPDWALAELLEKIRAQQPRAIGLDLYRDLPEGSGHQELVRVFRSTPNLIGVEKITGERVNPPPELKKLDQVGLADLVLDGDRFVRRALLTAVDAKEQNTLKAGLATQVALKYLEADKISLESIDPKQQKFQLGKVIYLPLNNQEAGYSDADLGGYQILLNWHGTEAAFRTVAMRDVLAGRIPANMMRDRMVFIGTAAASTNDFFNTPFSSSWIFAQKTMPGVVVHANIAHQLVQGAKTGKGNLHGISGQVVWLWIVLWSAIGSSGSWFLSSRRLQMPGGKILWATVGISGVFVGGGYGMFLHSILIPVTPTLAAFISSVIATTNAYKQRQLEETNQQLEIANAQLLDYSKTLEFKVEERTHELLEAKQAADAANEAKSEFLANMSHELRTPLNGILGFAQVLEVSPNMTEKNLEGVSIIYQCGTHLLMLINDILDLSKIEARKLELVATNIHLSTFLHGVTEICSIRARQKGIAFNILISDRLPVAIEADEKRLRQVLINLLGNAIKFTDNGSVTLKVDVINQESQQITHQKIRFQIEDTGIGMSLDQLEKIFLAFEQVGEAGRKSEGTGLGLAISQRIAALMGSQIQVESHLGEGSLFWLDLTVPVPVSHDWQIEGISPPAINAAPTHQKIIGIRGSAPQVLIVDDDTNHCSILTSLLQGIGCRTLEATDGKHGLQMVTEHHPDVILLDLAMPNMDGFELMVHLQENPQTRTIPIIVSSASVFEENRQRSLQAGATAFLPKPIQVDELFNALHSAFELAAKTSLLKVEWIYAQSTPQKSLYQPEQKADAELVLPSQDILQQLYHLAMMGDIPAIEGIIKELIQQDSQLTPFATELSKFTVNFQTGKIRKFLKSFVTTESRQ, from the coding sequence CGGAAATGGCCAATTCCAGATTGGGCATTAGCAGAATTATTAGAAAAGATTCGGGCGCAACAACCTAGAGCCATTGGATTGGATCTCTATCGAGATTTACCGGAGGGAAGCGGACATCAAGAACTTGTCAGAGTCTTTCGCAGCACTCCCAATTTGATTGGCGTTGAGAAAATCACCGGGGAGCGCGTCAATCCGCCACCAGAGTTGAAGAAACTCGATCAAGTCGGATTAGCAGATTTGGTGTTGGATGGCGATCGCTTTGTGCGTCGTGCCCTCCTGACGGCAGTTGATGCCAAAGAACAAAACACGCTCAAAGCTGGGCTAGCAACTCAGGTGGCGCTCAAGTACCTGGAAGCCGATAAGATTTCCTTAGAAAGCATTGACCCCAAGCAGCAAAAGTTTCAGTTGGGTAAGGTAATTTACCTACCACTGAACAATCAAGAAGCAGGTTACTCCGATGCTGATTTAGGCGGCTATCAAATTCTGCTAAATTGGCACGGAACAGAAGCGGCATTTCGGACAGTTGCCATGCGAGATGTCTTAGCAGGGAGAATTCCAGCCAATATGATGCGCGATCGCATGGTATTTATTGGAACAGCTGCCGCTAGTACTAATGACTTCTTCAATACACCCTTCAGTTCCTCGTGGATATTTGCCCAAAAAACCATGCCTGGGGTTGTTGTCCATGCCAATATTGCCCATCAACTGGTGCAAGGGGCAAAAACAGGGAAAGGAAACTTGCACGGGATTTCTGGCCAGGTTGTGTGGCTCTGGATTGTTTTATGGTCTGCGATCGGTTCTAGTGGTAGTTGGTTCTTATCCAGTCGCAGGTTGCAGATGCCTGGGGGCAAAATTCTCTGGGCAACTGTAGGCATTAGTGGCGTGTTTGTCGGGGGTGGCTATGGGATGTTTTTACATAGCATTCTCATACCAGTCACCCCCACTTTAGCGGCATTCATCAGCAGCGTAATTGCGACAACAAATGCTTATAAACAAAGGCAGTTAGAAGAAACGAATCAGCAACTAGAAATTGCCAATGCCCAACTATTGGATTATTCCAAAACTCTAGAGTTCAAAGTTGAAGAGCGAACTCATGAACTGTTGGAGGCGAAGCAAGCTGCTGACGCTGCTAACGAAGCAAAGAGCGAGTTTCTGGCAAATATGAGTCATGAGCTACGCACACCATTGAATGGCATCCTTGGTTTTGCTCAGGTGCTAGAAGTATCGCCAAATATGACCGAGAAAAATCTGGAAGGTGTCAGCATTATCTACCAATGTGGGACACACCTCCTGATGCTCATCAATGACATTCTCGACCTTTCAAAAATTGAAGCTCGGAAATTAGAATTAGTTGCAACCAATATACATCTGTCCACTTTTTTACATGGTGTCACCGAGATTTGCAGTATCCGAGCAAGACAGAAAGGGATTGCATTTAATATTTTAATCAGCGATCGCCTACCAGTTGCCATCGAAGCTGATGAAAAGCGGCTACGGCAAGTTTTAATCAACTTACTAGGCAATGCTATCAAATTCACAGACAATGGTAGCGTCACCTTGAAAGTAGATGTCATCAATCAAGAGTCTCAACAAATTACACATCAAAAGATTCGCTTCCAGATTGAAGATACAGGGATTGGAATGTCATTAGACCAACTAGAGAAAATCTTTTTGGCTTTTGAGCAAGTAGGTGAAGCAGGGCGGAAATCTGAAGGTACTGGCTTAGGATTGGCAATCAGTCAAAGAATTGCCGCATTGATGGGCAGCCAAATTCAAGTAGAGAGTCATCTGGGTGAAGGTAGTCTGTTTTGGCTGGATTTGACAGTACCAGTACCAGTTTCTCATGACTGGCAGATAGAAGGGATATCCCCGCCAGCTATAAATGCAGCCCCAACCCATCAGAAAATCATCGGCATTCGAGGTAGTGCGCCTCAAGTTCTCATTGTCGATGATGATACTAACCATTGTTCTATATTGACTAGTTTGCTTCAAGGAATTGGCTGTCGAACCCTGGAAGCAACCGACGGCAAACATGGGCTACAGATGGTAACTGAACATCATCCAGATGTGATTCTGCTTGATTTGGCTATGCCTAATATGGATGGCTTTGAGCTAATGGTTCACTTACAAGAAAATCCACAAACCCGTACTATTCCGATTATTGTCTCTAGTGCCAGCGTCTTTGAGGAGAATCGCCAACGGAGTTTGCAAGCGGGGGCCACAGCATTTTTGCCAAAACCCATACAAGTTGATGAGCTATTTAATGCACTGCATTCTGCATTCGAGTTAGCAGCGAAAACTTCGCTGCTAAAAGTGGAGTGGATTTATGCTCAATCTACACCTCAAAAGTCACTTTACCAGCCTGAGCAGAAAGCTGATGCTGAATTGGTTCTGCCATCACAAGATATTTTGCAACAACTTTATCATCTGGCAATGATGGGAGATATTCCGGCAATTGAGGGAATCATAAAAGAGTTAATTCAGCAAGACAGTCAGCTAACTCCCTTTGCAACTGAGTTAAGCAAATTTACTGTCAACTTCCAAACTGGAAAAATCCGTAAGTTCCTTAAATCTTTTGTAACAACTGAGTCACGTCAATGA